GTGGCAAGCAGTACCGCATTGCTGCCGGAATATTCCAATGTAATTAGACCAAAATGCCACAAACCCTTTCATTTTATCAAACAATATATCGTGCATGTTACAATGAGCTCTCAGGAAACCATAGCTTTATTCACCTGTGCTGGGTGAAACGACAGCACAGCTGCCCAGTCGGTCCCTGAGGGCCAAAGGTGGGAGCCCACACCATTCGACCCCGAACTTCACTACGGCGCTGGAGACGATAATGCCTTGTATAATATTTTTGCGACATGGCCAGATaacttcttcagcagccttcCCAAGCCTCATGGCAACCGCGGTATCGATGAGCCTTATTTAGAATTGAGACAATCCCAAATATTCTTGGACGACTGCTTCCGCGGCAAGGGTACTCGGCGCTGCTGCACAACAACGATTCCCTGTCCAGATAAGCTGGACAGAGAGCGTATGCGCCAGCAAGTCCAATTGGAGGAAGCCAATACTTACATAACACCCAAAGCCCTCTTTCGGTCTGCTCTAGACCTCGCACGCGAGCAAGCAAAGCTTGACTCCTCATTGGCAAACGCTTTGGCTAGGCATCGTCGGACATCTGATCTGCGGAGGGCTACTTGTGAGAACCCAAGTGCATCACCCTCATTGATACAAAGGCGAGACCGACAGGAACATCAAGAACGTGACGACAACTCAGACACAGGCTCTAGTACTCAAAGTCAGTCTAACACCATTCTCAACCCGCCGATTCCTGGTCCCCTCACTTCATCAATACAGGCTCTCCAGTCCCAAGTCAACAactttgcaaaggaaaaCGGATTTGGAGTGGTCAGACGGAACGGCTCGGGTAGTAGTGTACGGAAAACCCGGTACGTATTTGAGTGTGATCGGTATGGCCAGCCGCGCCCATCCAGAGGGGCAGGGCTTCGCCAGAAACGCTCTCGGAAATGCGGTTGCAAGTGGAAGGTTGTGGGGGAAGCGTTAGAAGAGAACAATTATATGTGGACTCTGCGGGAGTTTGCCGACCTTCAGCACAGTAAACACAATCATGGACAGAGTATAAGTCTCTCAGCTCATCCAATTCACCGGAGGCTAAGCGACTCTGTCAAGGCAACGGTTGAAGCTATTAGCCGGCGAGTCGGCATACGGGCCCGCGATATACGTGGCGTTGTTAAAGAAAAACACCCCGGCACCGTCTATACGCGTAAGGACATCTATAACGCTAGGGCGCTCTTGCGCCGCGAGAAGCTTGACGGGTTGAGCccaacagccgccttgaTTAAGCTCTTCGATGAGAGAAGCATCCCATATATTGTCAAATGGTCAGACGCAGAGCCTGACCGCCTTGTTGGCCTTATATGGACCTTTCCATACTGTCTTCGCATGTGGAAACGATTTCCCGAAATCATGAGCTTTGATAACACGTACAATACGAATCGTTTCAAGCTGCCCCTCTTCCAGGTGACGGGGCAGACCTGTCTCAAGTCTATCTACAACGCCGCTTTCGGATTGATCGATAATGAGAGACGGGAAGGTTTCCAATTCCTCGCTGAGGGACTCAGACAGCTAATTGTGGAGCATGAAATCCAGTCACCGGACGTGATCATCACGGACTATGATAAGCAGATGAAGGCTGCATTGGATAGCCAGTTCCCcggcagccaacagcaaattTGCATCCACCATGTCAACTCAAACGttcttctcaatgccaaaCGGGTGGAAGGAcgcagaggaggaggttgacggCTGTGGACATAACAGTTCCGACAGTGAACGGTCACAGGCGGCACTAACCTCGAGAGATATGGAAGCTGTCCGAGCTGTAGGGAAAGACGGCAGCCCGCCGTTGCGGACTGACCACACCTCACCTGTGCCACACAACTATCGCGGAGTCCTTGAATTATGGAAGTTCGTGGTCTTCGCACAGACTAAAGATGATTATGAGAAGGCCTGGGCGCGTTTATGCGATGAGTCCAATGACCAGCAGATAATTCTGATGTACCTTTACAATACTTACTTGCCTGTAAGTGCGCAATGGGCACATTGCTTTATCAAGAAGTACCGCAATTTCGGGGTTCGGGTGACTTCTGGCACGGAGgcgagcaacaacaatgtcaagagtTATCTGCTCAACGGCATGAGCAATTTATACGGACTTGTCGAAGCGATCGAGGGCATGTTGGCTGATCAGCAGCAGGATTTCCTTGATAACTGCTCGCAAGACGAAGTGCTGACCGCACGGGCGTACTCCGGGCCGGGCTCAGAATATCTAGGGGAGCTTCGCATGGTGATGTCCCAGCCGGGGCTTAGTCTTCTCGCCAGAGAACACCGCCATGCGGTCAAGTCAATACCAAGCAGGTCCTGCCCTTGGCCAGAACCGATCGGAAAATGCAACGAGGACTGTACCGTCTCCTGGCAGCTGGGGATACCTTGTAGTCATACAATTTATAATAAGTTGGAAGCAGGAACATTCTTAACGAAATGGGACGTTCATCCTCGGTGGCATTTGAGGGAGCCGACTTCACGCAACCCCTACCGCAGAATACTCGATCCCAAGGTTGCAACAAGCCTTCGAGGGCGGCCGAAGAATGCCACGCAACCTGTCCCGGAGAGTATGGTAATTAATcggccagccagtcaaaGCCGTGACGGCCTGGCAGCAACAGGCAAGACTATTAAAGAGAGCAAGGTTACACGAAAGAAGGCTGCCCTCGGACCAGGCAAACAGACTGGCGTACGACAGGCTGGCCGCAGGAGGCAGCTCAGCGTACGGAGGACCCGATCCGAATGGGAGATCATCAGCGAAGATGAGGCTCCGGAACCTGCCCCGAAACGTCAACGTCGAGGCTCTCGTAGGGTGCCAGCCGCTTCAGTGTCATCCGCCGCCAAGGCTCGAACCCACTACACTGGATAGCCACGTGGACCACATATAAATGGCCCATCTCTATTAAATCCATCTCCTCAGCGCTCAGATTACATAATATCCATTACATtcgtgcttgaaatggatgtaATTGATGTATTTAGGTGTATTTAGGGTAGGTACGAGGATACTCTCCGACCCGGTATTTTCAGCAGTCGGCATGGTATATTTTTGCACGGAAATTGATCTTAAATCGAGACACTTAAAGACCCTGGCCAACAACGCCGATCACTCCACAATTCATCTTACATTCTCGGCATGGGGCAAGAGATTCCTCGAATCTCCTGCTGTTTATTTTACAATTTTCTTTCTACGATGTAGTTATGCCATTCGATatgccagtccagtcagagcagcagaagctgctcgaaGACCGTCTGTTTCGCCATTTCAAAGGCTGGACTTGGTCAGAACGCGCACGTGATACTAGCTCCTGGGTTTGGGACTTTGGCTACGATATTCAACGGCATGGCACACGGAAATGGATCTGCAAGCGCTGCATCCAACTAAATCGGCCTAGTATCGCAAGTTTTGCGTCGTCAGGCCTTCAGAACGCCGCAAATCATCTGTGGCGTGAGCACAAAATACCAGCGCCAGCACGGGAGAAGAGGagcacagcacagctgaAGTCAGATGGCGCACTAGAACCGAAGCAGCCGACTATTGCCTCTGCTTTGAAACTGAACGTTGATAAGCCTAGGGAACAGACTATCGCGAATTGTTTCATCTCACGGTTTGATAAACAGCACTTCCAGAGGATGCTAGTGGAATTAATCGTGAGTAGCAaccaatccttctccttcgtcGAGAACCCCGTCCTCCGAGAAATCTTCGACTATTTGAATCCGTCAGTTTCGATTCAGTGTGCCAACCTGAGCGGCAGTGCCATTCGATACAAGATTATTCAAGAATATAACCGCCACAAGCAGAGGGTTGTAGAAGTGCTGAGGAACTCCTCCGGACTACTCCATatatcatttgatggctggacgtCTCGAAATAAGCTCGCCCTGTACGGGATTGCCTGCTTTTTTAGAGATGAGCAGGATCGGCCATGCAAAATCATAATTGGGGTTCCAGAGGCTCATCGCCACTTCGGCTCAACCATTGGCGGAGAGGTTCTCGATGTCCTAAATGCTCTTGGTGTGCGTCGAGAGAAGATTGGCTATTTCACCCTGGACAACGCCGAAAACAATGATACGGCAATGGATGTTATCGGTGCTGAGCTAGGATTCAATGGCCGGCTACGCCGAGGACGTTGTATGGGCCACACAATTAACCTGTCAGCCAAGGCGCTCTTGTTTGGCAAAAACTCCGACGCGTTCGAGCAGCAATTATCAGGTGCAGAAGCTTTATCTGATGATGAATACGCTCGATGGCGTAAAAAAGGGCCTGTTGGCAAGTTACATAATATAGTTGTCGATGTGCGCCTTACCCATCGGCTACTCTACTTATTCAAAGAGGTCCAGAGAGTAGGCGGCTTC
The DNA window shown above is from Pochonia chlamydosporia 170 chromosome Unknown PCv3seq00015, whole genome shotgun sequence and carries:
- a CDS encoding transposase (similar to Metarhizium robertsii ARSEF 23 XP_007825316.1); this translates as MSNLYGLVEAIEGMLADQQQDFLDNCSQDEVLTARAYSGPGSEYLGELRMVMSQPGLSLLAREHRHAVKSIPSRSCPWPEPIGKCNEDCTVSWQLGIPCSHTIYNKLEAGTFLTKWDVHPRWHLREPTSRNPYRRILDPKVATSLRGRPKNATQPVPESMVINRPASQSRDGLAATGKTIKESKVTRKKAALGPGKQTGVRQAGRRRQLSVRRTRSEWEIISEDEAPEPAPKRQRRGSRRVPAASVSSAAKARTHYTG